CGCCGGCGAACTGGCCCGCTGGGTGCGGAATCCCGGCGGTATGCGCTTCGCAGCGGTGGCCGACACCTGCTATGCATGGTACGCCGCGCAGGCCGACGCCGTGCGGACGCTCTCCGAGGCGTTGCCCGTGATCTATTCGGGCGTGGCGCTGGGGCAGGTGTTCAAGGGAGTGCTGAAACCCGATCCCGCGCTGGCTTTTTTCGACGGGCTGAACCGCGGGGCGCTGCCTGCGGCGGAACTGGACGACGAAGAGACGCTGCGCTTCCTGCGCCGGCAGGACATCGCCGCCGGAGGGCTGGCCGAGGGGATGAACCTCGTCTGCTCGCGGGGGCGTGCGCTGGGATTCGCCAAACGGATCGGTGCACGGGTGAATAACCTGTATCCCAACTCATTGCGAATTATAAAACAATAGATATGGCCGATAAACTTTTTTATTCGATGGGCGAGGTGGCCGAGATGTTCGACGTCAACACGTCGTTGATCCGCCACTGGGAGTCGCAGTTCAGCATTCTCCGCCCCAAGCGCAACAAGAAAGGCAACCGCCTCTTCTCGCCGGAGGACGTCGAGAACCTCAAGATGATCTACCACCTGGTCAAGGAGCGCGGCATGACGCTCGAAGGGGCCAAGAAGGCACTCCGGAAGGCGCCCTCCGAGAGCGGCGTGGATCGTGATGCCGAACTGATGGAGCGGTTGCAGCGTATCCGCGCCCTGCTGGTCGAGGTTCGCGAGGACCTGAAAGCCGGGGAGGGTGAGATCGTGACTGCTTCGGATGCCGACATGACCGATGCCGATGCCTCCGCTGCTGCCGCCGCTGATACCGCTGCCGCCGCCGAAACGCCCGTGCGCCGTCGCCGGGCCAAGGCCGTGGTGAAGATCGACGAACCGTCGGACGATGCCGCCGGGAAAGCCGCCGGGGATTCCTCGGCGCAGCCTGCCGTCAAACGCAACGTCCGCAGGCCCCGCCGCAAGAAGGAGGAGGCCGAAACCAAAGAGCTGTTCGCGTTTTACGAACAATCCTTATTTTGAGCATTGTCCGTAAAGACGTTCTCGATCCGCGCGGGGTATTGTTCAAGGATTCGCGGCTTTACCGGGCGTATTCACGGTGTGCCGCCGTCTTCGCAAGCCCCCGCCTCGGCGGGGCGTAATGCCGCGAAGCGACAGACCGGCTAAAAGCGCAGGTGCAGGCGGCGAAGAACTCCTGAATGCTGTATAATATAATTAACTCATATGATTATCAAACAAATAACCGACATTATCGAACGCTTTGCCCCACTTGAGTGGCAGGAATCGTATGACAATGCGGGACTTATCGTCGGCCGCCCCGACGACGAGGTGCACAAGGCCCTGCTGGCCGTGGATGTTACCGAAGAGGTGCTGGACGAGGCCGAAGCCGAAGGGTGCGATCTGGTGATCACACATCATCCGATCGTCTTCCGCGCGCTCAAGCGGTTCAACTCGGCCGATCCCGTCGAGCGGTGCGTCGAGCGGGCCATCCGCAGCCGGATCGCGCTCTACGCCTGCCACACCAACCTCGACAGCGCCCCCGGGGGCATGAGCTGGCGGCTGGCCGAAATGCTGGGCGTGGGGAACCTTCGGGTCCTCCAGCCTTCGGAGACCGGGGACGGCGCGGGGTTCGGCGTCGTGGGCGAACTGCCGGAAGCCATTGACACCGTGGAATTTATGCGGATCATCCAACGGCGGCTTGAGGTGAGCGTCATACGGTACAGTGACATAGCGACATCCGGGGTGCGCCGCGTGGCGGTCTGCACCGGGGCCGGGGCCTCGCTGATCGGCGAAGCGCGCCGTGCCGGGGCCGACATCTACATCACCGCCGACATGAAGTACAACGACTTCATGGCGCCCGACAAGGCCCTCACGGTG
This Alistipes shahii WAL 8301 DNA region includes the following protein-coding sequences:
- a CDS encoding MerR family transcriptional regulator, producing MADKLFYSMGEVAEMFDVNTSLIRHWESQFSILRPKRNKKGNRLFSPEDVENLKMIYHLVKERGMTLEGAKKALRKAPSESGVDRDAELMERLQRIRALLVEVREDLKAGEGEIVTASDADMTDADASAAAAADTAAAAETPVRRRRAKAVVKIDEPSDDAAGKAAGDSSAQPAVKRNVRRPRRKKEEAETKELFAFYEQSLF
- a CDS encoding Nif3-like dinuclear metal center hexameric protein gives rise to the protein MIIKQITDIIERFAPLEWQESYDNAGLIVGRPDDEVHKALLAVDVTEEVLDEAEAEGCDLVITHHPIVFRALKRFNSADPVERCVERAIRSRIALYACHTNLDSAPGGMSWRLAEMLGVGNLRVLQPSETGDGAGFGVVGELPEAIDTVEFMRIIQRRLEVSVIRYSDIATSGVRRVAVCTGAGASLIGEARRAGADIYITADMKYNDFMAPDKALTVADIGHFESEYCAIQLIFDILSKNLCTFAVRKSERSRNPVNYLV